The genomic segment GCGGCTGATCGAGCAGCGCCGGGTCGCAGAACGACGGCGCGGCGAAGATCACGCCGTCGGCGCCGACCGCGGCGACCCGGTCGGCGAGGATCCGGCCGGCGTGGCCGTGCTCGTCGTAGCGCACCGCGGACGGGCGCGTGGCGCGCAGCCAGGCCGCGACGATCGCGGCCATCGGGTCGCCGTCGTCCCCCAGCACCGGATCGGGCCCGTTGGGCTCGACGCCGAGCGTCAGGTCGTCGTCGACGATGTAGCAGCCGGCCTTCTCGGCGGCGCGCAACAGCGCGCGCGGCGGCTGCTCGCAGAACGCGCCGACCAGGCACACGCGGATCCGATCCTCGGGCTTGCGGCCGCGGGCGGTGGCCGCGGCGAGGTAGGCCTCGGCCAGCTCGATCCAGGCCCGGGGCGGCATGCCGTCGGCGGCGCGGCGCAGCAGGTAGACCTCGTCGATCGGCAGGTTCCACGGCTCGCGCATGCGCGCGGCGGCCAGCTCGCGCATGACCGCGTGGGCGGCGGTGACGTCGGCGATGGCGGCGTGCAGCCGGCTCGGGTCGGGCGCGAGGCCGCTGCGCGCGCACAGCTCCTGGAACAGCGCGGTCAGCTCGTGGTGCAGGTAGGCCGCGGCGCTGGCCGGCTCGGCGGTCTGGGGCGGATCGATGAACCGCACCAGGTGCTGCGGGAACGTGGTCTGCCACATGCCCGACAGGTTGCGGATGACGTCGCAGGTGTTGGGGAAGACCATG from the Myxococcales bacterium genome contains:
- a CDS encoding 2-hydroxyacyl-CoA dehydratase, with product MFVRGAGDRIETIRGDAYYQSYICHLPRSTLELGLLGHLDGLDGMVFPNTCDVIRNLSGMWQTTFPQHLVRFIDPPQTAEPASAAAYLHHELTALFQELCARSGLAPDPSRLHAAIADVTAAHAVMRELAAARMREPWNLPIDEVYLLRRAADGMPPRAWIELAEAYLAAATARGRKPEDRIRVCLVGAFCEQPPRALLRAAEKAGCYIVDDDLTLGVEPNGPDPVLGDDGDPMAAIVAAWLRATRPSAVRYDEHGHAGRILADRVAAVGADGVIFAAPSFCDPALLDQPRLTRVLDQRNIPYTSFKYAENTGQFQAIREQAGTFADSVKLWGTA